A DNA window from Malus domestica chromosome 12, GDT2T_hap1 contains the following coding sequences:
- the LOC139189772 gene encoding uncharacterized protein: MATSHFPQPPKIRLNSLFVSKLNISRGMLGANFDVTFTIENPNLVSWVRFNRLDGSILYKDSTILTYSLEPFVLGLKQQRTMHVKISTMGSQDVDQPAVEEGVLDEMKRQGEEGAVDLSLEMFAWATYKSGWCGTQSVTMNPQCLDLRVGFLPKVGFGSWISGGPITCSVPMLIN, encoded by the coding sequence ATGGCCACATCCCACTTTCCACAACCCCCGAAAATTCGACTCAACTCTCTTTTCGTGTCCAAACTTAACATCTCAAGAGGAATGCTTGGTGCCAACTTTGACGTAACCTTCACAATAGAGAACCCTAATCTGGTTTCATGGGTGCGCTTCAACCGTTTAGATGGTTCAATTTTGTACAAAGATAGCACCATCCTAACATATTCGTTGGAACCATTTGTTCTGGGATTGAAGCAACAAAGAACCATGCACGTAAAGATATCGACGATGGGGTCACAAGATGTTGATCAACCGGCTGTGGAGGAGGGGGTGTTGGACGAGATGAAAAGGCAAGGGGAAGAAGGAGCTGTGGATTTAAGCTTGGAAATGTTTGCTTGGGCGACGTACAAGAGCGGTTGGTGTGGAACACAGTCTGTTACAATGAACCCTCAATGTTTGGATTTAAGGGTTGGCTTCTTGCCTAAAGTTGGGTTTGGAAGCTGGATTAGTGGAGGGCCTATCACGTGCTCAGTTCCCATGCTAATTAATTGA